In Luteibacter mycovicinus, a genomic segment contains:
- a CDS encoding ABC transporter ATP-binding protein → MSVDVAVRKTLHADDRRFELDVAFASEHRRVVLYGPSGAGKSLTLRAMAGLISPDAGHVRVDGRTLLDTQARVDVPSRERGVAYLFQDYALFPHLTVAQNVGFGLSRGWFNPARRRHGERVGRWLETFELTAVADSYPSRISGGQRQRVALARALVSEPRLLLLDEPFAALDPALRGRMRGELLALQTRLDLQLLVITHDAADVDALDGHTIQIRDGKVSR, encoded by the coding sequence ATGAGTGTCGACGTGGCGGTCCGCAAAACGCTGCACGCCGACGACCGCCGCTTCGAGCTGGACGTCGCCTTCGCGTCGGAGCATCGTCGCGTGGTGCTGTATGGACCCTCGGGTGCCGGCAAGAGTCTGACGCTGCGCGCGATGGCCGGACTGATCTCTCCGGACGCAGGGCACGTGCGTGTCGACGGGCGGACACTTCTCGACACGCAGGCGCGGGTGGACGTTCCCTCGCGCGAACGCGGCGTAGCGTATCTGTTTCAGGATTACGCGCTGTTTCCTCACCTGACGGTCGCGCAGAACGTCGGTTTCGGACTGTCGCGTGGCTGGTTCAACCCGGCGCGGCGTCGCCATGGCGAACGGGTCGGTCGGTGGCTCGAGACGTTCGAACTCACGGCGGTCGCGGATAGCTACCCGTCACGCATTTCCGGCGGGCAGCGCCAGCGCGTCGCACTGGCGCGCGCACTGGTTTCCGAGCCGCGCCTGCTCCTGCTCGACGAGCCGTTCGCCGCGCTGGACCCCGCGTTGCGCGGCCGCATGCGTGGCGAGCTGCTGGCGCTGCAAACCCGTCTCGATCTGCAACTGCTGGTGATCACCCACGATGCGGCCGATGTCGACGCGCTGGATGGCCATACCATCCAAATCCGCGACGGCAAGGTCAGTCGGTGA
- the modB gene encoding molybdate ABC transporter permease subunit encodes MGDVWVPLALSLKVALWATAINLVLGVAVAFGLSRWRSPARELVDSILTLPLVLPPTVLGYYLLVLLGRKGAFGGWLDRHGIELVFTWQGAVIASTLVAFPLVQKAARAAFEAVDPQLESAARVLGLREVAVFFRVSLPLAARGITAGALLAFARALGEFGATLMIAGNLPGRTQTLSVAIYAAVQAGHDDTAAIMVVVTSVTCVVALLLAGWLSPDHTRRSRP; translated from the coding sequence GTGGGCGACGTCTGGGTTCCGCTCGCGCTGTCGCTCAAGGTCGCCTTGTGGGCGACCGCGATCAACCTCGTGCTCGGCGTCGCGGTGGCTTTCGGCTTGTCGCGCTGGCGCTCCCCTGCGCGTGAGCTCGTCGATTCGATCCTGACCTTGCCGCTGGTGCTGCCGCCGACGGTCCTTGGCTACTACCTGCTGGTCCTGCTCGGTCGCAAGGGCGCCTTCGGCGGCTGGCTCGACCGGCACGGGATCGAACTCGTGTTCACCTGGCAGGGCGCGGTCATCGCCTCGACGCTGGTCGCCTTTCCGCTCGTGCAGAAGGCGGCACGTGCCGCCTTCGAAGCGGTCGATCCCCAGCTGGAAAGTGCCGCGCGCGTCCTGGGTCTGCGCGAGGTCGCGGTGTTCTTTCGTGTGTCGCTGCCACTCGCCGCGCGCGGCATTACCGCGGGTGCGCTGCTCGCCTTCGCCCGCGCACTCGGTGAGTTCGGCGCGACGTTGATGATCGCGGGCAATCTGCCCGGGCGTACGCAGACCCTGTCCGTCGCGATCTATGCGGCCGTGCAGGCCGGCCACGACGATACCGCTGCGATCATGGTCGTCGTGACGTCGGTGACCTGCGTGGTGGCGCTCCTGCTCGCCGGCTGGCTGTCGCCGGATCACACGCGGCGGTCGCGGCCATGA
- the modA gene encoding molybdate ABC transporter substrate-binding protein: MRLRPLVALCLVLGPGLASAADLVVSAASSLTDAFQSVGKAYEAKHPGTHVVLNFAASDVLLRQIASGAPADVFASADQAAMDKAVEAKAIDVSTRQDFATNRLVLIVPRDASVRVSSPADLKAAAVKRVAYGDPASVPVGRYTKAALERQGLWDTISAKGVLAQNVRQSLDYVARGEVDAGFVFATDAAIAKGKVTVAATVPTPKPISYPIAVVAASKQVAEAKSFEAFVQSAEGRGILARFGFEAP; encoded by the coding sequence ATGCGCCTCCGCCCTCTCGTCGCGCTGTGCCTTGTCCTCGGTCCAGGCCTTGCTTCCGCGGCCGATCTCGTCGTCTCGGCGGCCTCCAGCCTCACCGACGCCTTCCAGTCCGTCGGCAAGGCCTATGAGGCGAAACACCCCGGTACCCACGTTGTCCTCAACTTCGCCGCCTCCGACGTGCTGCTGCGCCAGATCGCCAGTGGCGCCCCGGCGGACGTGTTCGCCTCGGCCGACCAGGCCGCGATGGACAAGGCGGTCGAAGCGAAAGCCATCGACGTGTCGACGCGGCAGGACTTCGCGACCAACCGTCTGGTTCTCATCGTGCCCAGGGACGCCTCGGTCAGGGTGTCCTCGCCGGCCGATCTGAAAGCCGCCGCGGTGAAACGCGTGGCCTACGGCGATCCGGCGTCGGTGCCGGTGGGTCGTTATACGAAGGCCGCACTGGAGCGGCAGGGCCTCTGGGACACCATCTCCGCCAAAGGCGTGCTGGCGCAGAACGTGCGCCAGAGCCTCGACTATGTCGCCCGCGGCGAGGTCGACGCCGGTTTCGTTTTCGCTACCGATGCCGCGATCGCGAAAGGCAAGGTCACCGTCGCCGCCACCGTGCCGACTCCGAAGCCGATCAGCTATCCGATCGCCGTGGTCGCGGCCTCGAAGCAGGTGGCCGAGGCGAAGTCGTTCGAAGCCTTCGTGCAATCCGCCGAAGGACGCGGAATTCTCGCCCGCTTCGGCTTCGAAGCACCCTGA
- the glgX gene encoding glycogen debranching protein GlgX has protein sequence MPDRRYDSASPVREGSPFPRGATWDGKGTNFALFTAHGTRVEVCFYDEAGNETGRIDLPEYTDEVWHGYVPGVGPGQLYGYRVHGPYEPENGHRFNPNKLLLDPYARHIVGELIWADELYGYTVGHADGDLSFDERDSAPFMPKAMVVDPTYKWIEHGKPHIPWNRTVIQETHVRGYTMQHPSVPEDKRGTFAGLATEEVIDYVRDLGVTSIELLPVHAYLDDQHLLEQGLRNYWGYNTIGFFALKTRYMSSGDPREFKDMVAAYHRAGLEVILDVVYNHTAEGNEMGPTLSFKGIDNASYYRLAEDKRYYINDTGTGNTVNLSHARVLQMVTDSLRYWATDMNVDGFRFDLATILGREPYGFDENGGFLDACTQDPVLNQTKLIAEPWDCGPGGYQVGEFPPGWVEWNDKFRDTVRAFWIGEEGKLPEFARRFTGSADLFDKRGRRPYASLNFITAHDGFTLRDLLSYNGKHNDANGEDNRDGSDNNHSFNHGAEGPTDDMGIRAMRQRQSRNLLATLLLAQGTPMLLSGDERGNTQNGNNNVYGQDNELSWIDWNDDPTEGSLAQSVRELLALRERYPILRRGRFLNGRYDEESGIRDIVWLNPGGGEMQPEHWDDPRARSIGILLDGRSQASGVREHAADQTVLILINAFDGGVEFALPEGAWSVAFSSDLDLAVDTVAEGGKMIAPPRSFVVLAAG, from the coding sequence ATGCCCGATCGCCGTTACGACTCCGCCTCCCCCGTCCGCGAGGGTTCGCCGTTTCCGCGCGGAGCGACCTGGGATGGAAAAGGCACCAACTTCGCCCTGTTCACCGCCCATGGCACGCGGGTCGAGGTCTGCTTCTACGACGAAGCGGGTAACGAAACGGGCCGCATCGACCTGCCCGAGTACACCGATGAGGTCTGGCACGGTTACGTGCCGGGCGTCGGTCCGGGTCAGCTTTACGGCTACCGCGTCCACGGCCCTTACGAGCCGGAGAACGGGCACCGCTTCAACCCGAACAAGCTGCTCCTCGATCCCTATGCCCGGCACATCGTCGGTGAGCTGATCTGGGCCGACGAACTCTACGGATACACCGTCGGCCACGCCGACGGCGACCTCAGTTTCGATGAGCGCGACAGCGCGCCGTTCATGCCCAAGGCGATGGTCGTCGATCCGACGTACAAGTGGATCGAACACGGCAAGCCGCACATCCCCTGGAACCGTACCGTCATCCAGGAAACGCACGTGCGTGGCTACACCATGCAGCACCCGTCGGTGCCGGAAGACAAGCGCGGCACGTTCGCCGGCCTGGCGACGGAAGAAGTGATCGACTACGTGCGCGATCTGGGCGTCACGTCGATCGAGTTGCTGCCCGTGCATGCCTACCTCGACGACCAGCACCTGCTGGAACAGGGCCTGCGCAACTACTGGGGTTACAACACCATCGGCTTCTTCGCGCTGAAGACGCGCTACATGTCGAGCGGCGACCCCCGCGAATTCAAGGACATGGTGGCGGCGTATCACCGCGCCGGTCTCGAGGTCATCCTCGATGTGGTCTACAACCACACGGCCGAAGGCAACGAAATGGGCCCGACGCTCTCGTTCAAGGGCATCGATAACGCCAGCTACTACCGACTGGCCGAAGACAAGCGTTATTACATCAATGACACGGGCACCGGTAACACGGTCAACCTGAGTCACGCCCGCGTGCTGCAGATGGTTACCGACTCACTGCGCTACTGGGCCACGGACATGAACGTGGACGGTTTCCGTTTCGATCTCGCCACCATCCTCGGTCGCGAGCCGTACGGCTTCGACGAAAACGGCGGTTTCCTCGACGCCTGCACGCAGGACCCCGTGCTCAACCAGACCAAGCTGATTGCTGAGCCGTGGGATTGCGGTCCCGGCGGCTATCAGGTGGGTGAATTCCCGCCCGGCTGGGTGGAGTGGAACGACAAGTTCCGTGACACGGTGCGCGCGTTCTGGATAGGCGAGGAAGGCAAGTTGCCGGAGTTCGCACGGCGTTTCACGGGTTCCGCCGATCTGTTCGACAAGCGTGGACGTCGCCCGTACGCGTCGCTGAACTTCATCACCGCGCACGACGGGTTCACCCTGCGCGACCTGCTGAGCTACAACGGCAAGCACAACGATGCCAACGGCGAAGACAATCGCGACGGCTCGGACAACAACCATTCGTTCAATCACGGCGCCGAAGGCCCGACGGACGACATGGGCATCCGCGCCATGCGGCAGCGCCAGTCGCGCAACCTGCTGGCCACCCTGCTCCTGGCGCAGGGGACGCCGATGCTGCTCTCCGGCGACGAGCGCGGCAACACGCAGAACGGCAACAACAACGTCTACGGTCAGGACAACGAGCTGAGCTGGATCGACTGGAATGACGATCCGACCGAGGGCAGCCTGGCCCAGTCGGTGCGTGAGTTGCTCGCCTTGCGCGAGCGTTATCCGATCCTTCGTCGCGGTCGTTTTCTCAACGGACGTTACGACGAGGAATCGGGCATCCGCGACATCGTCTGGCTCAACCCCGGCGGTGGCGAGATGCAGCCTGAGCATTGGGACGATCCGCGTGCGCGTTCCATCGGCATCCTGCTCGACGGGCGCAGCCAGGCCTCCGGCGTGCGCGAGCATGCGGCGGATCAGACGGTGCTGATCCTGATCAACGCCTTCGATGGCGGGGTGGAGTTCGCGTTGCCCGAGGGTGCCTGGAGCGTGGCGTTCTCGAGCGATCTGGATCTCGCGGTGGATACCGTGGCCGAAGGCGGCAAGATGATTGCGCCACCGCGCAGCTTCGTGGTGCTGGCGGCGGGCTGA
- a CDS encoding DUF2946 domain-containing protein: MRWLGWMATVAVWLTVLAPTVSRALPAFAFPDLGAWCDREAVTAHHGMPGHGHDMGGAQDADDACGYCALFAQTPALGGGFFVARWLPLAGYVDATLPARRAAPSLVRHHAPTRGPPVAAHA, translated from the coding sequence ATGCGTTGGCTGGGATGGATGGCGACAGTCGCCGTCTGGCTCACCGTGCTTGCGCCCACCGTGTCCAGGGCGCTGCCCGCGTTCGCCTTCCCCGATCTCGGCGCCTGGTGCGACCGGGAAGCTGTCACGGCGCACCACGGTATGCCGGGCCACGGTCACGACATGGGCGGCGCTCAGGACGCCGACGACGCCTGCGGCTACTGCGCCCTGTTCGCACAGACGCCTGCCCTCGGCGGCGGCTTCTTCGTCGCCCGGTGGCTTCCGCTGGCCGGCTACGTCGATGCGACGCTGCCGGCCCGGCGTGCCGCGCCGTCGCTGGTCCGCCATCACGCTCCCACGCGAGGTCCGCCGGTCGCCGCGCACGCCTGA
- a CDS encoding TonB-dependent receptor, with translation MTLLPLDGRALARAVACAIGASTLAAHAAETPDAPQTTNLREVRVSAVSKGTRVDPDMPSAVETVDAARLDRLNVINAEDALKYLPSFGIRKRFVGDENATFSVRGTSNQQSARGLVYLDGLLLSNLLGNSWSNPPRWSMAFPENLDRVEVLYGAYSALYPGNAIGATVLMTTRMPNKLEVTGDVQAFTQHVDTYGTDRNYGGSRQSATLGDRSGRFAFLIGVAHLQSNGQPLVYAVQNRATRAGTTNPVTGAIGDTGATGLPREVLGINSEGQEATSQDEAHVRLTYDFTPELTGGVTAGYWNQDLSHRTATYLRDANGQPVWSGPVSIDGRQYTLPASFFAPSTRQSRNYLYGVSLGTHRDSGWNIEGNASYFDMDRNRDRVADAVTYNGSGLLTAGDGSRWRTFDLRVSHTPDSPDANSHTVSFGYHFDGYRLDNVTDLLSAWRTGGAGALTAANGGSTQTQALYVQDAWQLDERWRLTAGARYEQWRAFGGTRSTASATIGYPERKESHTSPKLSLTYAASDNLLLRLSGARAWRFPTVNELFQGTFNGIAIINNDPNLKPENDLSRELSAEWYQAHGVARLTVFRSDTRDTLLSQTDTTVFPNVTSVQNIDLVRTRGAEASYDGRGVVWDALDLTANAAYTQATTVRNHRNPSSEGKQFYRIPRWRANLIATWHASETVALTLAGRYSGRQYNTLDHSDIDPDTFGGASAFLTFDAKVQWQASEHVNLGVGVDNLTDRRYYVYYPYPSRTYMMEAKFRL, from the coding sequence ATGACCCTGCTTCCTCTCGATGGACGCGCGCTCGCGCGCGCTGTCGCCTGCGCCATCGGTGCCTCCACGCTTGCCGCCCATGCGGCCGAGACACCTGACGCCCCCCAGACCACCAACCTTCGCGAAGTGCGCGTTTCCGCCGTCAGCAAGGGGACGCGTGTCGATCCCGACATGCCTTCGGCGGTCGAGACCGTCGACGCCGCCAGGCTCGACCGCCTCAACGTGATCAACGCGGAAGACGCGCTGAAGTACCTGCCGTCCTTCGGTATCCGCAAGCGATTCGTCGGCGACGAAAACGCCACGTTCTCCGTGCGCGGCACCAGCAACCAGCAGAGCGCGCGCGGCCTCGTCTATCTGGACGGCTTGCTGCTGTCGAACCTGCTGGGCAACAGCTGGTCGAATCCGCCACGCTGGTCGATGGCGTTTCCGGAGAACCTCGACCGTGTCGAAGTCCTTTATGGCGCGTATTCCGCGCTGTACCCGGGCAACGCCATCGGCGCCACGGTGCTGATGACCACGCGCATGCCCAACAAACTCGAGGTGACCGGCGACGTCCAGGCCTTCACCCAGCATGTCGATACCTATGGCACGGACCGCAACTACGGCGGCAGCCGGCAGAGCGCGACCCTCGGCGATCGTTCGGGCAGGTTCGCGTTCCTGATCGGCGTCGCGCATCTGCAATCCAACGGGCAGCCGCTGGTCTACGCCGTGCAGAACCGCGCCACCCGCGCCGGGACGACGAACCCGGTGACGGGAGCCATCGGTGACACGGGCGCCACGGGGCTTCCGCGTGAGGTCCTCGGCATCAACAGCGAAGGCCAGGAAGCGACCAGCCAGGACGAGGCCCATGTGCGCCTGACCTACGACTTCACCCCGGAGCTGACCGGCGGCGTCACCGCGGGCTACTGGAACCAGGATCTCTCCCATCGCACGGCGACGTACCTGCGTGACGCCAACGGCCAGCCGGTCTGGTCCGGCCCGGTGAGCATCGACGGCCGCCAGTACACGCTACCGGCCAGTTTCTTCGCCCCCAGCACGCGGCAGAGCCGCAACTATCTCTACGGCGTTTCGCTCGGCACGCACCGGGACAGCGGGTGGAATATCGAAGGCAACGCGTCGTACTTCGACATGGACCGCAACCGCGACCGTGTGGCCGACGCCGTGACCTACAACGGCAGCGGCCTGTTGACCGCAGGCGACGGCAGCCGCTGGCGGACTTTCGACCTGCGGGTCAGCCATACCCCGGACTCGCCGGACGCCAACTCGCACACCGTGAGCTTCGGCTACCACTTCGACGGTTACCGCCTCGATAACGTCACGGACCTGCTCTCCGCATGGCGTACCGGCGGCGCTGGCGCACTCACCGCAGCCAACGGCGGCAGCACGCAGACACAGGCGCTTTATGTACAGGACGCCTGGCAACTCGACGAGCGCTGGCGCCTCACCGCCGGTGCGCGCTACGAGCAGTGGCGCGCGTTCGGTGGCACGCGTTCCACCGCCAGCGCGACCATCGGGTACCCGGAGCGCAAGGAGTCGCACACCTCTCCCAAGCTGTCATTGACCTATGCCGCGAGCGACAACCTGTTGCTGCGTCTGTCCGGAGCACGCGCCTGGCGCTTCCCCACCGTGAACGAGCTTTTCCAGGGAACGTTCAACGGTATCGCGATCATCAACAACGATCCGAATCTGAAGCCGGAAAACGACCTCTCCCGCGAACTGTCGGCCGAGTGGTACCAGGCCCATGGCGTCGCGCGGCTCACGGTGTTCCGCAGCGATACGCGCGACACGCTCCTGAGCCAGACCGACACGACCGTTTTTCCGAATGTCACCAGCGTGCAGAACATCGACCTCGTACGCACGCGCGGTGCCGAGGCAAGCTATGACGGACGTGGCGTGGTCTGGGATGCGCTCGATCTCACGGCGAACGCGGCGTATACGCAGGCGACCACGGTTCGGAACCATCGTAACCCCTCGTCGGAGGGCAAACAGTTCTATCGCATCCCCAGATGGCGAGCGAACCTGATCGCCACCTGGCATGCGAGCGAAACGGTGGCACTGACGCTGGCCGGTCGCTATTCCGGACGGCAGTACAACACGCTCGACCACAGCGACATCGACCCCGACACCTTCGGCGGAGCCAGCGCGTTTCTTACCTTCGACGCCAAGGTGCAGTGGCAGGCGAGTGAGCACGTGAACCTCGGTGTCGGCGTGGATAACCTCACCGACCGGCGCTATTACGTCTACTACCCTTACCCCTCGCGCACGTACATGATGGAGGCGAAGTTCCGGCTCTAG